In a single window of the Saccharothrix australiensis genome:
- a CDS encoding peptidase inhibitor family I36 protein: MRHMSSSRKSVHKLIVGTVAALAVCGLAAPAAAGPVRLEREQVRNSSARADWDCDSGSVCFYRQWDGKEKIDERPNPRYHDCSVINNHPAGSVYNRLDSRVEVWTNRGCRGTRVILEPGEKWNLILASSAFERVWQ; this comes from the coding sequence ATGAGGCACATGTCCTCGTCACGAAAATCGGTCCACAAGTTGATCGTCGGCACAGTGGCCGCACTTGCCGTCTGCGGTCTGGCAGCACCCGCCGCAGCCGGCCCGGTGCGACTGGAACGCGAACAGGTGCGCAACTCCAGTGCGCGGGCCGACTGGGATTGCGACTCGGGCTCTGTCTGCTTCTATCGGCAGTGGGATGGGAAGGAGAAGATCGACGAGCGGCCCAACCCCCGGTACCACGATTGCTCGGTCATCAATAATCATCCCGCTGGGTCCGTGTACAACCGGCTCGACTCCAGGGTGGAGGTCTGGACCAACAGGGGCTGCCGAGGGACTAGGGTGATCCTCGAACCAGGCGAGAAGTGGAACCTCATACTCGCGTCTTCCGCCTTCGAACGCGTGTGGCAGTGA